The following proteins come from a genomic window of Micromonospora echinofusca:
- a CDS encoding acyl-CoA dehydrogenase family protein, protein MAAEQSFDVYRLPEEHEAIREAVREVCAAKVAPHAAEADETGEFPKASYDALRAADFHAPHIPVEYGGAGADALATAIVIEEVARACASSSLIPAVNKLGTMPLLLAGSEELKRKYLTPVAAGDAMFSYCLSEPEAGSDAASMTTRAVRDGDHWVLNGVKRWITNAGVSEFYTVFAVTDPAARSRGISAFVVEKSDPGVSFGAPEKKLGVKGSPTREVYLDNVRIPADRMIGAEGTGFGTAMKTLDHTRVTIAAQAVGIAQGALDYAKGYVQERKQFGKAVAEFQGVQFMLADMGMKLEAARQLTYTAAGKSERGDADLTYFGAAAKCFASDAAMEITTDAVQLLGGYGYTRDYPVERMMRDAKITQIYEGTNQVQRIVMARQLLKG, encoded by the coding sequence ATGGCCGCAGAGCAGTCGTTCGACGTCTACCGGTTGCCCGAGGAACACGAGGCGATCCGGGAGGCGGTCCGTGAGGTCTGTGCGGCCAAGGTGGCGCCGCACGCCGCCGAGGCCGACGAGACCGGCGAGTTCCCGAAGGCGTCCTACGACGCCCTGCGGGCCGCCGACTTCCACGCTCCACACATCCCCGTCGAGTACGGCGGCGCGGGCGCGGACGCCCTGGCCACGGCCATCGTGATCGAGGAGGTGGCGCGCGCCTGCGCCTCGTCCTCGCTGATCCCGGCGGTCAACAAGCTCGGCACGATGCCGCTGCTGCTGGCCGGCTCCGAGGAGCTGAAGCGGAAGTACCTGACCCCGGTCGCGGCGGGCGACGCGATGTTCTCGTACTGCCTCTCCGAGCCGGAGGCCGGCAGCGACGCGGCGTCGATGACCACCCGCGCGGTGCGTGACGGCGATCACTGGGTGCTCAACGGCGTGAAGCGCTGGATCACCAACGCCGGGGTCTCCGAGTTCTACACGGTCTTCGCGGTGACCGACCCGGCGGCCCGGTCCCGGGGCATCTCCGCCTTCGTGGTCGAGAAGTCCGACCCGGGGGTCAGCTTCGGCGCCCCGGAGAAGAAGCTCGGCGTCAAGGGCTCGCCGACCCGCGAGGTCTACCTGGACAACGTCCGGATCCCCGCGGACCGCATGATCGGCGCCGAGGGCACCGGCTTCGGCACCGCGATGAAGACCCTGGACCACACCCGGGTCACCATCGCCGCGCAGGCCGTCGGCATCGCCCAGGGCGCGCTCGACTACGCCAAGGGGTACGTCCAGGAGCGCAAGCAGTTCGGCAAGGCGGTCGCCGAGTTCCAGGGCGTGCAGTTCATGCTCGCCGACATGGGCATGAAGCTGGAGGCGGCCCGGCAGCTCACGTACACGGCGGCCGGCAAGTCCGAGCGGGGCGACGCCGACCTGACCTACTTCGGCGCGGCGGCCAAGTGCTTCGCCTCGGACGCGGCCATGGAGATCACCACCGACGCGGTGCAGCTGCTCGGCGGCTACGGCTACACCCGGGACTACCCGGTCGAGCGGATGATGCGGGACGCCAAGATCACCCAGATCTACGAGGGCACCAACCAGGTGCAGCGCATCGTGATGGCCCGCCAGCTCCTGAAGGGCTGA